From Oculatellaceae cyanobacterium, a single genomic window includes:
- a CDS encoding serine/threonine-protein kinase → MICCLNPYCNEPLNQDDLVACKSCGTQLVKLLRDRFKIIEPIGRGGFGKTYLAEDIDKLNERCIIKQLIYQGRNQEEVDKIRQLFEQEARQLQQLGEHPQIPALFAYFQSNNYFFLAQQLINGRNLLQELEQEGLFMEANTRHLLQNLLPVLQYVHNRHVIHRDIKPENIIRQSGTNNLVLIDFGVSKVVPLNAQTQTGTIIGSHGYSSPEQIKGRAKPCSDLFSLGATCFHLLTGIHPSDLWTEKGYNWVDDWQQYLPYPLDPQFAYVLNRLLVKDYLQRYQSAAEVLRDLKGTAQYSASGYIASKTTSTQYSTTKPASQNSTTKPSSTKATSARSHHAPTKVTAPSTSSYSRQLVSTTVDSNRNILLERSPLLILTGMVLAFVAVCLWVLRSPTPQNQNQVVPSQIQSPSPIVPSPQTPSPQPPSPPSPSPEYPSRPYPPPPYPPPRYPPRDLPPYPPPGSRPFPPPQG, encoded by the coding sequence ATGATTTGTTGTCTCAATCCTTATTGTAATGAGCCACTTAATCAAGACGATCTCGTCGCTTGCAAGTCATGCGGCACTCAACTGGTTAAATTATTACGCGATCGCTTTAAAATAATTGAACCGATTGGGCGTGGTGGTTTTGGTAAAACCTATCTGGCTGAAGACATCGACAAGCTCAACGAACGTTGTATTATTAAGCAACTGATTTACCAGGGACGCAATCAAGAGGAAGTTGATAAGATTAGGCAGTTGTTTGAACAGGAGGCGAGACAACTCCAACAACTAGGCGAACATCCTCAGATTCCGGCTTTATTCGCTTATTTTCAAAGCAATAATTATTTCTTCTTAGCTCAACAACTGATTAACGGGCGGAATTTATTGCAGGAACTTGAGCAAGAAGGATTATTCATGGAAGCAAACACCAGACACCTTTTGCAAAATTTGTTGCCTGTTTTGCAATACGTCCACAATCGCCATGTCATCCATCGAGATATTAAGCCTGAAAATATCATTCGTCAATCCGGTACAAATAACTTGGTACTGATTGATTTTGGTGTTTCAAAGGTAGTACCACTTAATGCCCAAACCCAAACAGGTACAATCATTGGCTCACATGGTTATAGTTCTCCAGAGCAAATAAAAGGTAGAGCAAAACCCTGTAGCGATTTATTTAGCTTAGGAGCGACTTGCTTTCATCTTCTCACGGGTATTCATCCGTCAGATTTATGGACTGAAAAAGGTTACAACTGGGTAGATGATTGGCAACAATACTTACCCTATCCCCTCGATCCTCAATTTGCCTATGTGCTGAATCGTCTTCTTGTTAAAGATTATTTGCAACGCTATCAGTCTGCTGCTGAGGTATTACGCGATTTAAAAGGAACAGCACAATACAGTGCTTCAGGCTATATAGCGTCTAAAACCACTTCTACTCAGTATTCCACTACTAAACCTGCTAGTCAGAATTCTACTACTAAACCATCTTCTACCAAAGCGACCTCTGCGCGATCGCACCACGCACCAACTAAGGTAACAGCACCATCAACATCAAGTTATTCACGTCAGTTAGTTTCAACCACTGTAGATAGTAATAGGAATATTTTACTTGAGCGATCGCCCTTGCTAATTCTCACAGGTATGGTTTTGGCTTTTGTGGCAGTATGTTTATGGGTTTTGCGATCGCCAACACCACAAAATCAGAATCAAGTTGTACCCTCGCAGATTCAATCACCGTCGCCGATAGTTCCATCACCTCAAACCCCATCACCTCAACCGCCATCACCGCCATCTCCTTCACCTGAATATCCATCACGTCCATATCCGCCACCTCCGTATCCGCCCCCTCGATACCCGCCGCGTGATCTTCCTCCTTATCCACCGCCTGGTTCGCGCCCTTTTCCACCTCCTCAAGGATAA
- a CDS encoding DUF4142 domain-containing protein → MFKQTTLTVALLATGLFASSGYTLAQQDPTTTTQPNSTTTTQPNPATTTQQNSTTTTQQDPTTTTTQQNPTTTTQQNPTTTTQQNPTTTTQQNPTNTTQQDPTNTTQQNPTTTTQPTQQNPTTTQTTPQNPVNLNAVDRDFMIKAAQANMGEIILGRLAAERAVNASVRQYGQRMVQEHTQANAQLMQIAAQKGVTLPTDTDAKHKALRARLGQIPGLRFDRTFMQTMINNHSMSAALFQRESRLGRDADVKAFASTTLPVVRNHLQMAIAMRDNLASR, encoded by the coding sequence ATGTTCAAACAAACGACATTAACCGTCGCACTTTTGGCAACTGGATTATTTGCATCTTCAGGTTACACCTTAGCTCAACAAGACCCAACCACAACTACTCAACCAAACTCAACTACCACCACTCAGCCAAATCCTGCTACAACCACTCAACAAAACTCAACTACAACTACTCAACAAGACCCAACCACTACTACAACTCAGCAAAATCCTACTACTACAACTCAGCAAAATCCCACTACTACAACTCAGCAAAATCCCACTACCACAACTCAACAAAATCCCACTAATACAACTCAACAAGATCCCACTAATACAACTCAGCAAAATCCCACCACAACTACTCAGCCAACTCAGCAAAACCCAACTACCACTCAAACAACTCCACAAAACCCAGTAAATCTTAATGCTGTAGATAGGGATTTTATGATCAAAGCTGCTCAAGCAAATATGGGGGAAATTATACTTGGTAGATTAGCAGCAGAAAGAGCGGTTAACGCATCGGTTAGGCAATATGGACAGCGCATGGTGCAGGAGCATACTCAGGCTAACGCTCAACTGATGCAAATAGCCGCTCAAAAAGGTGTTACCCTCCCTACGGATACTGATGCCAAACATAAAGCACTGAGAGCGAGATTAGGACAAATTCCTGGTTTACGCTTTGACCGCACTTTTATGCAGACAATGATCAACAATCACTCTATGAGTGCAGCTTTGTTCCAGCGTGAATCTCGCTTAGGTCGAGATGCTGATGTTAAGGCTTTTGCTAGCACCACTTTACCCGTTGTCCGAAATCATTTGCAAATGGCGATCGCTATGAGAGATAACCTTGCTAGCAGATAA
- a CDS encoding FAD-dependent oxidoreductase, whose amino-acid sequence MMKRSLSILSLGLILLESAVTAALAAPPRPADQDVSCEILVVGGGLSGAATAYEGLLAGRTVCLTEITDWVGGQISSQGVSALDERPTQRERRYFSRGYLELRDKIKRYYNDLNPGDCWVSESCFLPKDGHKLLAEILQDTARKGKGTLKWFPNTVIKELNITPATAQGNANAGGQQIQSAIAIQHSPAPGTRPINTEPLSQTIEDSYRYENSSRFQKKIIRFSPLQPRTSNNQNRPANWYVVDATETGELVALAGVPYKLGIDARSYLEPSASSTTQDPYCTQGFTYTFAMEQTQQPQTHIAPSFYQQYQPYYSYELKRLASFPLVFTYRRILSPGEGKEATFGGIKFTEPTPGDISMQNWTWGNDYRPGSEADNLILTQEQLQASGQLQPGGWLGGLRTESLRKGEEISQGYFHWLVAGTTDSQLGDGVKQPQPNNRYLTGLDSPMGTVHGLSKYPYIREARRIIGRPNYTFSEGFMISEIDISRINFGADYYRQNLPPEMYRSLLTELSGTDAPAVASGSIPLDKAKRRSRSRIYPDSVGVAHYAIDFHPCMTNSPPEAPGNTEREGERRGAGQAYPFEIPLRSMIPQKIDNMLVAGKSIAASHIAAAAYRIHAFEWSAGAAAGTTIDFAFDKGILPYQLVDELPRSEPQLIELRQRLDAQGNFTAFPNASIFNESWEGWR is encoded by the coding sequence ATGATGAAGCGATCGCTAAGTATCCTCTCCCTGGGCTTAATATTACTAGAGTCAGCCGTTACAGCCGCCCTTGCTGCGCCTCCCAGACCAGCAGATCAAGATGTATCTTGTGAAATATTAGTAGTTGGTGGTGGACTATCTGGTGCTGCGACAGCTTATGAAGGTTTGCTTGCAGGAAGAACAGTTTGCCTGACAGAAATTACCGACTGGGTAGGTGGACAAATTTCTTCTCAAGGTGTTTCAGCGCTGGATGAACGACCTACCCAGCGAGAAAGGCGATATTTCTCTCGCGGTTATCTAGAATTACGGGATAAAATTAAACGTTACTACAATGACCTCAATCCTGGTGATTGTTGGGTAAGTGAATCTTGCTTTCTTCCTAAAGATGGTCATAAACTTTTAGCTGAAATTTTGCAGGATACAGCTAGAAAAGGTAAAGGCACGCTGAAATGGTTTCCTAACACAGTTATTAAAGAGTTAAATATTACTCCTGCTACAGCACAGGGGAATGCTAACGCGGGTGGACAGCAAATTCAAAGTGCGATCGCAATTCAACATTCTCCCGCACCAGGTACACGCCCCATAAATACTGAGCCACTTTCTCAAACTATCGAGGATAGCTATCGCTACGAAAACTCATCCAGATTTCAGAAAAAAATTATCCGTTTCTCACCTCTACAACCCCGCACATCTAATAACCAAAATCGACCTGCAAATTGGTATGTAGTTGATGCAACTGAAACAGGTGAACTTGTTGCCCTTGCAGGTGTTCCTTACAAACTCGGTATTGATGCTCGTTCTTATCTAGAACCTTCTGCATCTAGTACTACTCAAGACCCTTATTGCACTCAAGGGTTTACTTATACCTTTGCGATGGAGCAAACTCAGCAACCGCAAACCCATATAGCGCCTTCGTTTTATCAACAATATCAGCCTTATTACAGTTACGAATTAAAACGGTTAGCAAGTTTTCCCTTAGTTTTTACCTACCGTCGTATCTTGAGTCCCGGCGAAGGCAAAGAAGCTACATTTGGGGGTATCAAATTTACTGAACCCACCCCAGGCGATATTTCCATGCAAAACTGGACTTGGGGTAATGATTACCGTCCAGGCTCCGAAGCTGATAACTTAATTCTTACCCAAGAACAATTACAAGCTTCTGGGCAACTGCAACCTGGGGGGTGGTTGGGAGGTTTACGGACAGAAAGTTTACGCAAAGGTGAAGAAATTTCCCAAGGATATTTTCACTGGTTAGTAGCTGGTACTACTGATTCACAATTAGGTGATGGGGTGAAACAACCACAACCTAATAATCGTTATCTCACAGGTTTAGATTCACCTATGGGTACTGTGCATGGGTTATCTAAATATCCTTATATTCGGGAAGCACGGCGCATTATTGGTAGACCAAACTACACTTTTTCTGAAGGTTTTATGATTTCGGAAATTGATATTTCTCGCATTAATTTCGGCGCTGATTATTATCGCCAAAACTTACCGCCAGAAATGTATCGCAGCTTATTAACAGAATTATCTGGTACAGATGCACCTGCTGTTGCTAGTGGTTCAATACCTTTAGATAAAGCCAAGCGCAGAAGTCGTTCGCGGATATATCCTGATTCTGTAGGTGTTGCACATTATGCGATCGATTTTCACCCCTGTATGACTAACAGCCCTCCTGAAGCGCCTGGTAATACAGAGCGAGAAGGCGAAAGACGTGGCGCAGGACAAGCATATCCTTTTGAAATTCCCCTGCGTTCAATGATTCCCCAGAAAATTGACAATATGTTAGTTGCAGGTAAAAGTATTGCTGCTAGTCATATTGCTGCCGCCGCTTATCGGATTCATGCTTTTGAATGGTCGGCGGGCGCTGCTGCTGGTACTACAATAGATTTTGCTTTTGATAAAGGAATTTTGCCTTATCAATTAGTTGATGAATTACCACGTAGCGAACCGCAATTAATAGAATTGCGACAAAGATTAGATGCCCAGGGCAACTTTACTGCTTTTCCAAATGCCTCGATTTTCAATGAATCTTGGGAAGGTTGGCGCTAA